A region from the Aegilops tauschii subsp. strangulata cultivar AL8/78 chromosome 5, Aet v6.0, whole genome shotgun sequence genome encodes:
- the LOC109784731 gene encoding wall-associated receptor kinase 2 gives MLASNYSTIMSTAALFLPALLLLPSLLAATAAAEGRTITVSPTCQGSCGGVDIPYPFGIGAGCYRHGFEINCTDAGGAGPVPLLANTSIPVVSLSADPPESRVLLPIRWQCYKVNVSDGKVVGNMEDTSFFNHQKNIPSQGIYRISNKHNVLFVLGCATIGIVMTFKNQTLAYSSGCMSFCRSATAAQDGQCAGDGCCKVAIQPEVTSVVFEFPNIRKEMPQMLNYSPCDYAFIVDEDNYTFQSSDLRHMDRTRTMPARLDWAIREMPSCAHAKDAADQYACKSNHSECVDSTNGTGYACKCSQGYEGNPYLVGESGCTDINECDDQRKYPCWEPGRCANNEGSYDCTCPPGSHNHDAKIEKCTLLPSNFPLAAKITIGVILGSSLLVVALLSTLLRLQRRRTKGFFKKNGGLVLRDVRTLNIFTKKEINKITKNQSEVLGKGCFGKVYKGILPDGTTVAVKTSIKINKVRKEEFTKEVEIQSQMIHKNIIKLIGCCLEVDVPMLVYEFAANGSLQDILHGKTRLANFPLDLRLDIAIDAAEGLTYMHSSTSHTIRHGDVKPANILLDEKNMPKISDFGTSKFLTKEKDHTGLVVGSMEYIDPMFRETGQLTQKSDVYNFGVVLLELITRKPIVYDGNHRLIVDFCDVYQKENSGEAMFDKDIATEEDTYILEEIGRLAVKCLAHVVEDRPEMKEVAERLAMLRRARRSGNINNKSPNYFEEI, from the exons ATGCTTGCAAGCAACTACTCTACAATAATGTCAACGGCCGCACTCTTCTTGCCGGCGCTGCTCCTACTGCCGTCGTTGTTGGCAGCCACCGCAGCCGCGGAGGGCCGCACCATCACCGTGTCACCGACATGTCAGGGTAGCTGTGGCGGCGTCGACATCCCTTACCCCTTCGGCATCGGCGCCGGCTGCTACCGCCATGGCTTCGAGATCAACTGCACAGACGCTGGCGGCGCTGGCCCCGTGCCGCTCCTCGCCAACACGTCCATCCCGGTGGTCAGCCTCTCCGCCGATCCACCCGAGTCacgggtgctgcttcccattagGTGGCAGTGCTATAAAGTGAACGTCTCCGACGGTAAAGTGGTAGGCAATATGGAGGACACGAGCTTCTTCAACCACCAGAAGAACATACCTAGCCAAGGCATATACCGCATCTCCAACAAGCACAACGTGCTCTTCGTCCTCGGCTGCGCCACCATCGGCATCGTGATGACCTTCAAGAACCAAACACTGGCCTACTCCTCCGGGTGCATGTCCTTCTGCCGCAGTGCCACTGCAGCACAGGACGGCCAGTGCGCCGGCGACGGGTGCTGCAAGGTAGCCATCCAGCCGGAGGTCACGAGCGTCGTGTTCGAGTTCCCCAACATCAGGAAAGAGATGCCACAAATGCTCAACTACAGCCCATGCGACTACGCCTTCATCGTTGACGAGGACAACTACACCTTCCAGAGCTCCGACCTGCGGCACATGGACAGAACCCGGACCATGCCGGCGCGCCTTGACTGGGCTATCCGTGAAATGCCGTCCTGCGCCCACGCCAAGGACGCGGCAGATCAGTACGCCTGCAAGAGCAATCACAGCGAGTGCGTCGACTCCACCAATGGGACTGGCTATGCCTGCAAGTGCTCCCAAGGCTACGAGGGCAACCCATACCTTGTCGGCGAAAGCGGATGCACCG ATATCAATGAATGCGACGATCAAAGGAAGTATCCTTGCTGGGAGCCGGGAAGGTGTGCGAACAACGAAGGATCTTACGACTGCACCTGTCCTCCGGGTTCTCATAACCATGATGCCAAAATAGAAAAGTGTACTTTACTTCCTTCAAATTTCCCACTGGCAGCAAAGATCACCATAG GTGTCATTTTGGGCTCCTCCTTATTAGTTGTTGCTCTACTTTCGACGCTACTGAGGCTCCAAAGGAGAAGAACGAAGGGCTTTTTTAAAAAGAATGGAGGTTTGGTCCTTCGAGATGTGAGAACTTTAAATATCTTCACAAAGAAGGAGATAAACAAAATCACCAAGAACCAATCAGAGGTCCTTGGTAAAGGGTGCTTTGGCAAAGTATACAAAGGGATTCTTCCAGATGGTACGACAGTGGCAGTAAAAACCTCCATCAAGATAAACAAAGTTCGAAAGGAGGAATTTACCAAGGAAGTGGAGATCCAGTCACAGATGATCCACAAGAACATCATCAAACTTATCGGCTGCTGCTTGGAGGTGGATGTTCCGATGTTGGTGTATGAGTTCGCTGCTAATGGGAGTCTGCAAGACATTCTCCATGGTAAAACTCGGCTCGCTAATTTCCCACTAGACCTGCGTCTGGATATTGCAATTGATGCTGCAGAAGGGTTAACTTACATGCACTCATCAACAAGTCATACCATCCGGCATGGCGATGTCAAGCCAGCCAACATACTTTTAGATGAAAAGAACATGCCCAAAATCTCAGATTTCGGGACATCGAAGTTTCTTACAAAGGAGAAAGATCACACCGGGCTTGTTGTAGGCAGCATGGAATATATAGACCCGATGTTCCGTGAAACGGGACAATTAACACAGAAGAGTGATGTTTACAACTTCGGAGTTGTACTCTTGGAACTCATCACCAGAAAGCCAATTGTGTATGATGGAAATCATAGGCTCATAGTTGATTTCTGTGATGTTTATCAGAAAGAAAACAGTGGAGAGGCAATGTTTGACAAAGATATTGCAACCGAAGAAGATACTTACATACTGGAAGAGATTGGCAGATTGGCTGTAAAGTGTTTAGCACACGTTGTAGAAGATCGTCCAGAGATGAAGGAGGTAGCAGAACGACTTGCCATGCTTAGAAGAGCTAGGAGAAGTGGGAACATAAACAACAAAAGCCCCAATTACTTTGAGGAAATTTAA